In Devosia beringensis, a single window of DNA contains:
- a CDS encoding precorrin-3B synthase: MQTGDGLLARLRVVDGMLTPAQLGEIARLAALHGNGLVEVTARGNLQVRGLTEASTSPFANAVRAVVEIETGLVVETPPLAGDDPTELADPRPLAATIRALAAPLGERLGPKVTVVVDGMGQLSRAALKADIRLTASAADSWALALADQKQASLSTDEAAAAVFAILSELAARGPTARASDLVPATPAATQITRPPIGSFTRRSGTASGIALPFGASDSTALIALAALASRHGIGAFRLAPQHALLALDAPPAFAIDAAALGFVTDRADPRLRISACIGSMGCASGHIPARLLAEKLAPALPADRQLHVSGCAKGCAHPRRAALTLVGRDDGYGLVIDGTAGDTPQSVLRPDASESVLAAAIRQG; the protein is encoded by the coding sequence ATGCAGACCGGCGATGGCCTCCTGGCCCGGCTGCGCGTCGTCGATGGCATGCTGACCCCGGCGCAGCTGGGCGAGATCGCCCGTCTCGCCGCCCTGCATGGCAATGGCCTCGTGGAAGTCACCGCGCGCGGTAATCTCCAGGTGCGCGGCCTTACCGAAGCCAGCACGTCCCCCTTTGCCAATGCGGTGCGCGCCGTGGTCGAGATCGAGACCGGCCTTGTGGTCGAAACCCCGCCTTTGGCCGGCGATGACCCGACCGAACTGGCCGACCCGCGCCCCCTTGCCGCGACGATCCGCGCTCTGGCCGCGCCGCTGGGCGAGCGGCTCGGCCCCAAGGTCACCGTGGTGGTTGATGGCATGGGCCAGCTCAGCCGCGCCGCGCTCAAGGCCGATATCCGCCTTACCGCCAGCGCCGCCGACAGCTGGGCGTTGGCACTGGCCGACCAGAAACAGGCCAGCCTGAGCACGGACGAGGCCGCCGCAGCGGTCTTTGCCATCCTCTCCGAACTGGCCGCGCGCGGCCCGACGGCCCGGGCCAGCGACCTGGTGCCGGCCACTCCCGCCGCGACGCAAATCACCCGGCCGCCCATTGGCAGCTTCACCCGCCGCAGCGGCACCGCTAGCGGCATTGCCCTGCCCTTTGGCGCCAGCGACAGCACGGCGCTGATCGCTCTCGCCGCCTTGGCGTCCCGCCACGGTATCGGGGCCTTCCGGCTCGCGCCGCAGCATGCGCTGCTCGCTTTGGACGCGCCACCGGCTTTCGCGATCGACGCCGCGGCGCTTGGCTTTGTCACCGACCGGGCCGATCCGCGCCTGCGCATCAGCGCCTGCATCGGCAGCATGGGCTGCGCCTCCGGCCACATCCCGGCGCGCCTCCTGGCCGAAAAGCTGGCGCCCGCTTTGCCCGCCGACCGGCAGCTGCATGTCTCGGGCTGTGCCAAGGGCTGCGCCCATCCGCGGCGTGCCGCATTGACGCTGGTCGGGCGGGACGACGGTTACGGTCTTGTCATCGATGGCACGGCAGGCGATACGCCACAGTCAGTGTTGCGCCCGGACGCCAGCGAGTCCGTTCTGGCCGCAGCCATCCGGCAAGGATGA
- a CDS encoding precorrin-8X methylmutase: MIDYDYIKDGDAIYRQSFAIIRAEADLSAFAPAEAELAIRMIHAAGAVEAAQHFEFGRGFVAAAQAALAAGAPIFCDAEMVARGVTAARLPANNEVLCTLRDPQTPVIAAEIGNTRSAAALRLWLPRLEGAVVAIGNAPTALFYLLELLRDGAPKPAAIIGMPVGFVGAAESKAALASHSYGVPYAIVRGRLGGSAMTAAALNALARSGI; this comes from the coding sequence ATGATCGACTACGACTATATCAAGGACGGCGACGCCATTTACCGGCAGTCCTTCGCCATTATCCGCGCCGAAGCGGATCTGTCGGCCTTTGCGCCGGCCGAGGCGGAACTCGCCATCCGCATGATCCACGCTGCCGGCGCGGTCGAGGCGGCGCAGCATTTCGAATTCGGTCGCGGCTTTGTCGCCGCCGCCCAGGCGGCTCTGGCTGCCGGCGCGCCGATCTTCTGCGATGCCGAAATGGTCGCGCGCGGCGTCACCGCCGCCCGCCTGCCCGCCAACAATGAAGTGCTCTGTACGCTGCGCGATCCGCAGACCCCGGTCATCGCCGCCGAGATCGGCAATACAAGATCGGCCGCCGCGCTCCGCCTCTGGCTGCCCCGTCTTGAGGGCGCCGTGGTGGCCATCGGCAATGCGCCCACCGCCCTGTTCTACCTGCTCGAACTGCTGCGCGACGGCGCGCCCAAGCCGGCCGCCATCATCGGCATGCCCGTGGGCTTTGTCGGCGCCGCCGAATCCAAGGCGGCCCTGGCCAGCCATTCCTATGGCGTGCCCTATGCCATCGTCCGTGGTCGCCTTGGCGGCTCCGCCATGACGGCCGCCGCGCTCAATGCCTTGGCGAGGAGCGGCATATGA
- a CDS encoding precorrin-2 C(20)-methyltransferase, which translates to MTGRLIGVGTGPGDPELLTLKAVRAIQTADVVAYFAKKGNSSNARAIVADLITTQIEEQLGYPVTTEIDRRHDDYKSATAGFYAEAAARVAAHLDAGRTVAVLSEGDPLFYGSYMHIHVRLAHLYPTEVVAGITAMSGCWSQAGLPLVQGDDILAVLPGTLEEADLTARLDNTDGAVIMKVGRNMAKIRRAIAAAGRLDTAVYVERGTMANGLSMLLADKPDDVAPYFALILLPGWRTKPLAEGAA; encoded by the coding sequence ATGACCGGCAGGCTGATCGGCGTCGGCACCGGCCCGGGCGATCCCGAACTGCTCACGCTCAAGGCGGTGCGGGCGATTCAGACCGCCGATGTGGTGGCCTATTTCGCCAAAAAGGGCAATTCCAGCAATGCCCGCGCCATTGTCGCCGATCTCATCACCACCCAGATCGAGGAACAGCTCGGCTATCCGGTGACCACCGAGATCGACCGGCGCCACGATGACTACAAGAGCGCCACTGCCGGCTTTTATGCCGAGGCCGCCGCCCGCGTCGCCGCCCATCTCGATGCCGGGCGGACAGTGGCCGTGCTCAGCGAGGGCGATCCGCTGTTTTACGGCAGCTATATGCATATCCATGTCCGGCTGGCCCATCTCTACCCCACCGAGGTGGTGGCCGGGATCACCGCCATGTCGGGCTGCTGGTCGCAGGCTGGCCTGCCACTGGTGCAGGGCGACGATATCCTCGCCGTCCTGCCCGGCACGCTGGAAGAAGCCGATCTCACCGCCCGCCTCGACAATACCGATGGTGCCGTCATCATGAAGGTCGGCCGCAACATGGCCAAGATCCGCCGCGCCATTGCCGCCGCCGGTCGGCTCGACACCGCCGTCTATGTCGAGCGCGGCACCATGGCCAATGGCCTTTCCATGCTGCTGGCCGACAAGCCGGACGATGTCGCCCCCTATTTCGCGCTGATCCTGCTGCCCGGCTGGCGCACCAAGCCCCTGGCCGAGGGTGCAGCATGA
- a CDS encoding precorrin-3B C(17)-methyltransferase, translated as MTGKLTVVGTGPGNPDQATPEALAAIAASHVFFGYGPYLDRLTLRDDQRRVASDNREELARAKDALMTAASGEQVCVVSGGDPGVFAMAAAICEAIEAGPPAWRALDVVIVPGVTAMLAVAARAGAPLGHDFCAISLSDNLKPWTVIEARLRAVAGAGLVIALYNPISKARPWQLGSAFSILREVLPWTTPVIFGRAAGRPDEAISVVTLADADPAKADMATCVIIGSPETRVIERPGLAPLVYSPRSTGEAK; from the coding sequence ATGACGGGTAAACTCACCGTCGTCGGCACCGGTCCCGGCAATCCCGATCAGGCCACGCCCGAAGCGCTGGCCGCCATTGCCGCCAGCCATGTCTTCTTCGGCTATGGCCCCTATCTCGATCGCCTGACCCTGCGCGATGACCAGCGCCGCGTCGCCTCGGACAATCGCGAGGAACTCGCCCGCGCCAAGGATGCGCTGATGACCGCCGCCTCCGGCGAGCAGGTCTGCGTCGTCTCGGGCGGCGATCCCGGCGTCTTTGCCATGGCGGCGGCGATCTGCGAAGCCATCGAGGCCGGCCCGCCGGCCTGGCGGGCGCTGGACGTGGTCATCGTGCCCGGCGTCACCGCCATGCTGGCCGTTGCCGCCCGCGCCGGCGCGCCCCTGGGCCATGATTTTTGCGCCATTTCGCTGTCGGACAATCTCAAGCCCTGGACCGTCATCGAGGCCCGGCTGCGCGCCGTGGCCGGGGCGGGCCTCGTCATCGCGCTCTATAACCCCATTTCCAAGGCGCGCCCCTGGCAGCTGGGCAGTGCCTTTTCCATCCTGCGCGAGGTGCTGCCCTGGACCACGCCGGTGATCTTCGGCCGCGCCGCCGGCCGGCCCGACGAGGCGATCAGCGTCGTCACCCTGGCCGATGCCGATCCCGCCAAGGCGGACATGGCCACCTGCGTGATCATCGGCTCGCCCGAAACCCGGGTCATCGAGCGGCCAGGCTTGGCCCCGCTGGTCTATTCGCCGCGCTCCACTGGTGAAGCCAAATGA
- the cbiE gene encoding precorrin-6y C5,15-methyltransferase (decarboxylating) subunit CbiE, with protein sequence MSWLSVVGIGEDGLDGLGHAAKAAIAEAELVFGGVRHLELAAPLITGHSQPWLSPFSASIDAVLAARGRKVCVLASGDPFHFGVGATLARHIDASQMAVYPHPSSFSLAAARLGWPLQEVVTLSLHGRPLELIRPHLHAGARILALTSDEHGPTLLATLLTQTGFGISIISVLEALGGPDERVRSQVAMSFGLDDINPLNICAISVVALPHARVLPLTPGLADSLFEHDGQITKREVRALTLAALAPRRGETLWDIGAGSGSVAIEWMLADPSLSAVAVEADPERAARIARNASAFGVPDLAITVGKAPEALVGLAPPHAIFIGGGGSDPGVLDAAIAALRPGGRLVANAVTLELEALLLACHADLGGSLSRIAIARADAVGSMTGWRPSMPITQWVWSKP encoded by the coding sequence ATGAGCTGGCTGTCGGTCGTGGGCATTGGCGAGGATGGCCTCGATGGTCTCGGCCATGCCGCCAAGGCGGCCATTGCCGAGGCCGAACTGGTGTTTGGCGGCGTGCGCCATCTCGAGCTCGCCGCGCCGCTCATCACGGGCCACAGCCAGCCCTGGCTGTCACCGTTCTCGGCCTCCATCGACGCCGTCCTCGCGGCACGCGGGCGAAAAGTCTGCGTGCTGGCCTCGGGCGATCCGTTCCATTTCGGCGTCGGCGCCACCCTGGCCCGCCATATCGATGCCAGCCAGATGGCGGTTTATCCGCATCCCTCCTCCTTCAGCCTCGCCGCCGCCCGCCTCGGCTGGCCGCTGCAGGAGGTCGTGACGCTGTCGCTGCATGGCCGCCCGCTCGAGCTGATCCGCCCGCATCTGCATGCCGGGGCGCGCATCCTGGCGCTGACCTCGGACGAGCATGGCCCGACGCTCTTGGCGACCCTGCTCACCCAAACCGGGTTCGGCATTTCCATCATCAGCGTGCTCGAGGCTTTGGGTGGGCCCGATGAGCGGGTGCGCAGCCAGGTGGCGATGAGCTTTGGGCTCGATGATATCAACCCGCTCAATATCTGCGCCATCAGCGTCGTCGCCCTGCCCCATGCCCGCGTGCTGCCGCTGACGCCGGGCCTGGCCGACAGCCTCTTCGAGCATGACGGGCAGATTACCAAGCGCGAGGTCCGCGCGCTGACCCTCGCCGCCCTCGCCCCCCGCCGCGGCGAAACCCTCTGGGATATCGGCGCCGGTTCGGGTTCGGTCGCCATCGAGTGGATGCTGGCCGATCCGAGCCTTTCTGCCGTGGCCGTGGAAGCCGATCCCGAGCGCGCCGCCCGTATCGCCCGCAATGCCAGCGCCTTCGGCGTGCCGGATCTAGCGATCACCGTGGGCAAAGCGCCCGAAGCCTTGGTGGGCCTCGCCCCGCCCCACGCCATCTTCATCGGCGGCGGCGGCTCCGATCCCGGCGTGCTGGACGCCGCCATCGCCGCCTTGCGGCCGGGCGGACGGCTGGTGGCCAATGCGGTGACACTCGAACTCGAAGCCCTGCTTCTGGCGTGTCACGCCGATCTCGGCGGTAGCCTCAGCCGCATTGCCATTGCCCGCGCCGATGCTGTGGGCAGCATGACCGGCTGGCGCCCGTCCATGCCGATCACCCAATGGGTCTGGAGCAAGCCATGA
- the cobM gene encoding precorrin-4 C(11)-methyltransferase — MTVHFIGAGPGAADLITVRGMKLLQSCPVCLYAGSIVPPDMLAWCGPGTRLVDTAPMSLDEIEAEYVAAQAAGQDVARLHSGDLSMWSAVAEQMRRLDALAIPYTLTPGVPAFAAAAAALGRELTLPATAQSLVLTRISGRASAMPAGETLAGFGATGATLAIHLAIHALDRVVGELTPHYGADCPVAIVFHASWPDEKIIRGTLGTIVALFAADPVERTAIIFVGRTLSAADFRDSALYDPDYQRRFRDRKGVI; from the coding sequence ATGACGGTCCATTTCATCGGCGCCGGTCCGGGCGCGGCCGACCTCATCACCGTGCGCGGCATGAAGCTGCTGCAAAGCTGCCCGGTCTGCCTTTATGCCGGCTCCATCGTGCCGCCGGACATGCTGGCCTGGTGCGGTCCGGGCACGCGCCTGGTCGATACGGCGCCAATGTCGCTCGACGAAATCGAGGCTGAATATGTCGCTGCCCAGGCGGCCGGCCAGGACGTGGCGCGGCTGCATTCGGGCGATCTCTCCATGTGGAGCGCCGTGGCCGAGCAGATGCGCCGGCTCGATGCCCTCGCCATCCCCTATACGCTGACGCCCGGCGTGCCCGCCTTTGCCGCTGCCGCCGCCGCTTTGGGGCGCGAACTGACCCTGCCCGCCACCGCGCAGAGCCTGGTGCTGACCCGCATTTCCGGCCGCGCCTCCGCCATGCCGGCGGGCGAGACACTGGCCGGTTTCGGCGCTACCGGGGCGACACTGGCCATTCACCTCGCCATTCATGCGCTCGATCGGGTGGTTGGGGAGCTCACGCCGCATTACGGCGCCGACTGCCCGGTGGCGATCGTTTTCCATGCCTCCTGGCCGGACGAAAAAATCATCCGCGGCACGCTGGGCACTATCGTGGCGCTGTTTGCCGCCGATCCGGTGGAGCGCACGGCGATCATCTTTGTCGGCCGTACCCTCAGCGCCGCCGATTTCCGCGACAGCGCGCTCTACGATCCGGATTATCAGCGCCGATTCAGGGACCGCAAGGGCGTGATCTGA
- a CDS encoding bifunctional diguanylate cyclase/phosphodiesterase, with amino-acid sequence MVYLFDFLLRQHDWRYVGLAALVCLMAAYACMSLLRHARHATSRLRLVWVGVAAVAVGLGIWSTHFIGMLALRPGFTLSYDLALTAVSLLIAIAICGLGIALAARGRTAADHLLGGAVVGIAIAGMHFTGIAALVMGGAIGWNMSLVALSVLAGMGLGALSFWAAHRDRLLLGAVLLTLAICGMHFTAMGAADLSRCFPLNGAGGVDNGLLSVGVALVSLLVLGAATGSALLDQADRRRVHTAERLAEVSVILELATTHMAQGLCLFSPAGIMQFHNVRVGELIGPSMGRRSMVGWHFRDLSRALQTTAGDLHLAEAAAAQRIEGMIAKIESGESLDYLRTLNDGRIIRFLHIPIAAGGWVTTLDDVTDQQRAQAEISRLAYRDSLTNILNRAAFNDELDLALEEADANDLNFAVVAIDLDRFKDINDTYGHAVGDQVLQALGTRLSAGLKEGEVVARMGGDEFAALKRFSSMDSLREFLARIEAALFARIPAGQVVISTAASIGVSIFPDDGGDRSRLLNNADLAMYRAKADVERHLCYYEEDMDEHARQRRAMARDLWVALEEQGFHLVYQVQKSVETSQITGYEVLLRWERPGHGLVSPGDFIPIAEESGAIGAIGAWVLNTACQHAASWPEPYKIAVNISGVQLGQPELIETVRDALLLSGLAPSRLELEVTETSIIADKQRALHILRQIKAMGVSIAIDDFGTGYSSLDTLRSFPFDKIKIDRSFMTSVDHNDQSRAIVRAILALGNSLSMPVLAEGVETAAQLAVLRAEGCTEAQGFLLGRPGAMTWSSAEIAGLPSAQITPLRSLNRR; translated from the coding sequence GTGGTATATCTGTTCGATTTTCTTCTGCGGCAGCACGATTGGCGCTATGTCGGCCTTGCCGCCCTGGTATGCCTGATGGCCGCCTATGCCTGCATGAGCCTGCTGCGCCATGCCCGGCACGCGACGAGCCGGCTGCGGCTGGTCTGGGTCGGGGTAGCCGCCGTGGCGGTCGGGCTGGGCATCTGGTCGACCCATTTCATCGGCATGCTGGCGCTGCGGCCGGGCTTCACCCTGAGCTACGATCTGGCACTGACGGCTGTCTCGCTGCTGATCGCCATTGCCATCTGCGGCCTGGGCATTGCGCTGGCGGCGCGCGGCCGCACCGCTGCCGATCATCTGCTGGGCGGCGCCGTCGTCGGCATCGCCATTGCCGGCATGCACTTTACCGGCATCGCCGCCTTGGTCATGGGCGGCGCGATCGGCTGGAACATGAGCCTGGTGGCGCTGTCGGTCCTGGCCGGCATGGGCCTGGGGGCGCTCTCGTTCTGGGCGGCGCATCGCGACCGCCTGCTGCTCGGCGCCGTGCTGCTGACCCTGGCCATTTGCGGCATGCATTTCACCGCCATGGGCGCGGCCGACCTGTCGCGCTGCTTCCCGCTCAACGGGGCCGGCGGCGTCGACAATGGCTTGCTTTCGGTGGGTGTTGCGCTGGTTTCGTTGCTGGTGCTGGGCGCCGCCACCGGCAGTGCCCTGCTCGACCAGGCCGACCGGCGGCGGGTGCATACGGCCGAGCGGCTGGCCGAGGTCAGCGTCATCCTCGAACTGGCCACCACCCATATGGCGCAGGGCCTGTGCCTGTTCAGCCCGGCCGGCATCATGCAGTTCCACAATGTCCGTGTCGGCGAGCTCATCGGCCCATCCATGGGCCGCCGCTCGATGGTGGGCTGGCATTTCCGCGACCTGTCACGGGCGCTGCAGACCACCGCCGGCGACCTGCACCTGGCCGAAGCTGCCGCGGCGCAGCGCATCGAGGGCATGATTGCCAAGATCGAGAGCGGCGAGAGCCTCGACTATCTGCGGACCCTCAATGACGGCCGCATCATCCGCTTCCTGCACATCCCCATTGCCGCCGGCGGCTGGGTGACCACGCTGGACGATGTGACCGATCAGCAGCGCGCCCAGGCCGAGATTTCCCGGCTCGCCTATCGCGACTCGCTGACCAATATCCTCAATCGTGCCGCCTTCAACGACGAGCTGGACCTGGCGCTCGAAGAGGCCGATGCCAATGACCTCAACTTTGCCGTGGTCGCCATCGATCTCGACCGTTTCAAGGACATCAACGACACCTATGGCCATGCCGTCGGCGACCAGGTGCTACAGGCCCTGGGGACACGGCTGAGTGCCGGCCTCAAGGAGGGCGAAGTGGTGGCGCGCATGGGCGGCGATGAATTCGCCGCGCTCAAGCGCTTCAGCTCCATGGACAGCCTGCGCGAGTTCCTCGCGCGTATCGAAGCGGCCCTGTTTGCCCGCATTCCCGCCGGCCAGGTGGTGATCTCCACCGCGGCCAGCATCGGGGTATCCATCTTTCCCGATGATGGCGGCGACCGCTCACGCCTGCTCAACAATGCCGACCTGGCCATGTATCGCGCCAAGGCCGATGTCGAGCGGCACCTTTGCTACTATGAAGAGGACATGGACGAGCATGCTCGCCAGCGCCGCGCCATGGCGCGCGATCTCTGGGTGGCGCTGGAGGAGCAGGGCTTTCACCTCGTCTACCAGGTGCAGAAATCGGTCGAGACCAGCCAGATCACCGGCTATGAGGTGCTGCTGCGCTGGGAGCGCCCCGGTCATGGCTTGGTGTCACCTGGCGATTTCATCCCGATCGCCGAGGAGAGCGGCGCCATCGGCGCCATCGGCGCCTGGGTGCTCAACACCGCCTGCCAGCACGCGGCGAGCTGGCCGGAGCCCTACAAGATCGCCGTAAATATTTCGGGCGTCCAGCTCGGCCAGCCCGAGCTGATCGAGACCGTGCGCGACGCTTTGCTGCTCAGTGGCCTGGCGCCGTCGCGGCTGGAACTGGAAGTGACCGAGACCTCGATCATCGCCGACAAGCAGCGTGCCCTCCATATCCTGCGCCAGATCAAGGCCATGGGCGTCTCCATCGCCATCGACGATTTCGGCACCGGCTATTCCTCGCTCGACACGCTGCGCAGCTTCCCCTTCGACAAGATCAAGATCGACCGCTCCTTCATGACCTCGGTCGACCACAACGACCAGTCGCGCGCCATCGTGCGGGCCATTCTGGCGCTGGGGAACAGCCTCTCCATGCCGGTGCTGGCCGAGGGCGTCGAGACGGCTGCCCAGCTCGCCGTGCTGCGGGCCGAGGGCTGCACCGAGGCCCAGGGCTTCCTGCTCGGGCGGCCGGGCGCCATGACCTGGAGCAGCGCCGAAATCGCCGGCCTGCCCAGCGCTCAGATCACGCCCTTGCGGTCCCTGAATCGGCGCTGA
- the phnE gene encoding phosphonate ABC transporter, permease protein PhnE, with amino-acid sequence MSTISLSERHRLEKKYPDVFRPNLLQRWGLLIGLGAALLYLTFCWFFFSVGPALQNGKWDRAAIYVQDWYSWRAQPRLRFEGGAVVPQWSSRGQYADGATIDWLTPHADGSMTATFGNEADRLEIATTAVDVYVDGVVWPIAITANAALAPAGAPPAIEQDGAKVLVDYGFAGQAEIRNNQVVVQRRFLGWANFLYDPASPLWGNDLLSSIGLAFSGDRVDPARANAHLILDEWLGNRAWQHADILAKLMQTLVMAFVGTLLATLVAFPLAFIAARSITPNRTANWMMKRSFDFLRSIDMLIWALFFTRGFGPGPIPGIAAIFFTDTGALGKVYAEALENVDDKQREGIQSVGASPAAVNRFGVVPQVLPVFVSQSLYFWESNTRSATVIGAVGAGGIGLKLLEAMGTNSDWDKVAYMVLLILGVVFLFDNLSNAIRSRLIGPAAH; translated from the coding sequence ATGAGCACGATCAGCCTCAGCGAACGTCACCGCCTCGAAAAGAAATATCCCGACGTCTTCCGCCCCAACCTGCTGCAGCGCTGGGGCCTGCTGATCGGCCTGGGCGCCGCGCTGCTCTACCTGACCTTCTGCTGGTTCTTCTTCAGCGTCGGCCCCGCCTTGCAAAACGGCAAATGGGACCGCGCCGCCATCTATGTCCAGGATTGGTATTCCTGGCGCGCCCAGCCACGCCTGCGCTTCGAGGGCGGCGCCGTGGTGCCGCAATGGTCGAGCCGCGGCCAATATGCCGATGGCGCCACCATCGACTGGCTCACCCCGCATGCCGATGGCAGCATGACCGCCACCTTCGGCAATGAAGCCGACCGGCTCGAGATCGCCACCACGGCGGTCGATGTCTATGTCGACGGCGTGGTCTGGCCCATCGCCATCACCGCAAATGCCGCCCTGGCGCCGGCAGGCGCACCGCCGGCGATCGAGCAGGATGGCGCCAAGGTGCTGGTCGACTATGGCTTTGCCGGGCAGGCGGAAATCCGCAACAACCAGGTCGTGGTGCAGCGCCGTTTCCTGGGCTGGGCCAATTTCCTCTACGATCCGGCTTCCCCGCTCTGGGGCAATGACCTGTTGAGCAGCATCGGCCTGGCCTTTAGCGGCGACCGCGTCGATCCGGCCCGGGCCAATGCGCATCTGATCCTTGACGAGTGGCTGGGCAACCGCGCCTGGCAGCATGCCGACATCCTCGCCAAACTGATGCAGACCCTGGTCATGGCCTTTGTCGGCACGCTGCTGGCAACCCTGGTGGCCTTCCCGTTGGCCTTCATCGCCGCGCGCAGCATTACCCCAAACCGCACGGCCAACTGGATGATGAAGCGCAGCTTTGACTTCCTGCGCTCCATCGACATGCTGATCTGGGCGCTGTTCTTTACCCGTGGCTTCGGGCCGGGTCCGATTCCGGGCATTGCGGCGATTTTCTTCACCGATACCGGCGCCCTGGGCAAGGTCTATGCCGAGGCGCTGGAAAATGTCGATGACAAGCAGCGCGAGGGTATCCAGTCGGTCGGCGCCAGCCCGGCCGCGGTCAACCGCTTCGGGGTCGTGCCGCAGGTACTGCCGGTCTTTGTCTCGCAGTCGCTCTATTTCTGGGAGAGCAATACCCGCTCGGCCACCGTCATCGGTGCCGTGGGCGCCGGCGGCATCGGCCTCAAGCTGCTCGAAGCCATGGGCACCAATTCGGACTGGGACAAGGTGGCCTATATGGTGCTGCTGATCCTGGGCGTGGTCTTCCTGTTCGACAACCTCTCCAACGCCATCCGCTCGCGGCTGATCGGCCCGGCCGCGCATTGA
- the phnE gene encoding phosphonate ABC transporter, permease protein PhnE — protein sequence MTDIAPTSGLSAASQTLLRHYRSQVLTRRVYSIIGVVLVLVALGAAMNYANAANSGKFFDRIPYMFDFLKNFVPEDPFEIVRAMFDIESPYYDGSLKFDYTSDRVYVTESLYIPNFIYQLIVTVNIAIVSTIIGGGLAFILCFFAATNLVGAGPLRFVVRRIMEIMRAFPEIVIAGLLTAVLSIGPIAAIAAISFHTIGALGKLFFEVVENADMKPEEGLRSVGATWLERVRFGIVPQVMPNFVSYALLRTEINVRASTIIGAVGGGGIGEVFRLSIGRDHAAKTYAIVILLLITIVCIDQFSGWLRYKLVGKQSFELGRGAA from the coding sequence ATGACCGATATCGCCCCGACATCCGGCCTCAGCGCCGCCAGCCAGACCCTGCTGCGCCACTATCGCAGCCAGGTGCTGACGCGGCGGGTCTATTCGATCATCGGGGTCGTGCTGGTACTGGTCGCGCTGGGCGCGGCGATGAACTACGCCAATGCCGCCAATTCGGGCAAGTTCTTCGACCGTATTCCGTACATGTTCGATTTTCTCAAGAACTTCGTGCCCGAGGATCCCTTCGAGATCGTGCGCGCCATGTTCGATATCGAGTCACCCTATTATGATGGCTCGCTCAAGTTCGACTATACCTCGGACCGGGTCTATGTGACCGAGAGCCTCTATATTCCCAACTTCATTTACCAGCTCATCGTCACGGTCAATATTGCCATTGTCTCGACCATTATCGGCGGCGGCCTGGCCTTCATCCTTTGCTTTTTCGCCGCCACCAACCTGGTCGGCGCCGGGCCGCTGCGCTTCGTGGTGCGGCGCATCATGGAAATCATGCGCGCCTTTCCCGAGATCGTCATTGCCGGCCTGCTGACTGCCGTGCTCTCGATCGGTCCGATTGCCGCCATCGCCGCCATCTCGTTTCACACCATCGGCGCGCTGGGCAAACTGTTCTTCGAAGTGGTCGAGAATGCCGACATGAAGCCCGAGGAAGGGCTGCGCTCGGTGGGCGCCACCTGGCTGGAGCGGGTGCGCTTTGGCATCGTGCCCCAGGTCATGCCCAATTTCGTCTCCTATGCGCTGCTGCGCACCGAGATCAATGTGCGCGCCTCCACCATTATCGGCGCGGTCGGCGGCGGCGGCATCGGCGAGGTCTTCCGCCTCTCCATTGGCCGCGACCATGCCGCCAAGACCTATGCCATCGTCATCCTGCTGCTGATTACCATTGTCTGCATCGACCAGTTCTCGGGCTGGCTGCGCTACAAGCTGGTGGGCAAGCAGAGCTTCGAACTGGGAAGGGGAGCGGCATGA